ttatgctatcattttttgtatgagactatgtgatattttatattccgatgtgtaataaacactgcaatggtacatttgagatttgtctacttatgtgtgcgactgtttctagaGCACATATAAGTCTTTTATGTAtcttattttgttcttaaaatataggGTGTGACATATACTCGTTTGCGTCCTCGCCGacggcctctctctctcttctctctctccgCGCGTCACCGGCCGACAGCGCACGGTCGTCGTCGCATGCATATACTACACATGCACGTAGTACGCCTCGGCGTGGCCCGCTTGGGCGGACGACGTGCGGCGTACGCCGGCCGGTGCATCGACACGACACGGCCCTGCCTGCACTGTGTGCGGATGGACAGGTAATAGTTCTACTCCAGCTACACGAACAGAAGAGCAGGACACAGAGCCGACCAACGGTGTCGGACCGGACAGTGCGTGGCGCTCGGCACACAGGATCGTCCTCGCTCCGGGGGCGTTGTCGTGCCGTCGTTGTTGCAAGTGTCGCCAACAGACATGCATGTAGTATTGGCGGGTAGCCCTGCTACACTCATCCTAGCTAGGTACTAGCCTAGGAGTATATTCTACTGCCACCCTAAGGTAGAATACTATGTAGTATACGTGGACGCAATGCATGGCAGCTAGCATCGCGGGTTGTGCGCTGCATGCCTCCTgcatctgcatgcatgcatgggcgaCCAGCCGGGCAGAGCACATACGGCGTGCCGCACCGCATGTAGGACGGCCGGTCGACCGTCGACGGCGCACACACGGCCCGGCCCCGCGCGCGGGGCGGACAGAGACAGACAGGCTAGGAGACAAGCAGAGCAGGGCCGGCGCCGTGCATGCGCAGCAGAGATCTGCATCGCAACATCGTGCAGGCTGGCAGGGGCAAGAAGTGAAGGGccggggtggtggtggtggtggtggtggcagcaTGCGATGCGGCAGGGTGAGGCCAGCAGCGACTGAGGGATCGGACGTGCGTGTCCGCGGAAACCGCCACGGGGTGTCGTGTACTCCTCGTGTCCGCGCGCGCGCCCACAGGAGTGCGGCCACGACCACGACGGGGATGGGAGTCGTGGTCACGAGATCGGCCCCGCGTGGGGGGGCGGGGTGGCACGGCGCACACGCGTCCGCGCCCCGCGATGCCGGGGCTCGCGGTGTCGCCCGCAGGATGGCCCGCGCGCCCCGGCCACCGTCCCGATTCGCTGTACTCGCGACCGCGTGCGCGCGTTCCTCGCTCGAGCCTCCGTTTGCCCATGCAAAGCCTCGCGCGCGGCCGAGGCTGGCTGGCTGGTGGATCGCCTTCAGCGTCAGCgtcacctgctgctgctgctgctgcttgtctGCTAGCTCCTGCGTCGCACGCACCGTCCGACCGTAACAGGCGGCCGCaaaaggcaggcaggcaggcaacacacgtcgtcgtcgtcgtcgctctAATACCGACGGATGTTCGTTCGTGCAGGCAACTTACGCGACGGCCGGCGAGGCGACAATACAAGCGCCGGCCGGGGTGGCGTGGTGGTCGTCGTGGTACCAAGGAGCCAGAGGCCATTGCCCCCGGGGATCCCTCTTTATTGTACCCAGAGGCCGTGGCGGGTCCCGTCGTCCCATGGACACCGATCCGGGGCCCACGCCTACAGATTCGCGCTCGCGCTCTTCCTAGGGAGGGTTGGCGCCCCTCCCCCCCAACTATAAATAGCGGCCGCCCTCCCCGCGTCCCTCTACACACACAACACCCTCCTCCTGCTCTCCTCGTCCTCGCACCTTCTTCCACCTCTGCTCTCTGCTCTGCTCTCCCAGCCACCGAGGGAGAACAGAGTCGCTAGTAGCTGCTGCTTGGCTCCCTTCCCTTCCCCACCACAAGGCTTCCTTCGATTCCATCGGATCAAGACCAGCTCCCTGCTTGCTTGATCAGGAGGCAGAGGCTGTAGCTAGATGACGAAGCAGGGCGTGGTGGTGCCGGTGCCGGAGGCGGCCGTGGCGGTGCCGCCCAACACGGCGCCGCTGTTCCAGTACCCGCCGCCGCGGGCCGCGCCGGGCATCGCCGTGCGCAAGAAGTACCTGCAgatgggcgccgccgccggtgccggcgccggggcgcgcatcggcggcggcggctgggtgGAGTCCATGCGCGCGTCCTCGCCCACGCACGCCAGGGCGGCCGCCGCGCTCGCCGCGGGCGTCGACGAGGAGCGCTACGCCGAGTGGATGGTGCGTGCGCCGTCCCCCGCCGCCCCCTGCATTACTTATTCGTCTTCATTCTCCCTTCCATCTATTAGAGTATTCATTCCTCTGTTTACTGAAACGCATGCGTTGCGGCTCCTTCCTCTGTTTCAGGTGAAGCACCCGTCGGCGCTGGGCATGTTCGACCAGGTGGTGGCGGCGTCCAAGGGGAAGCAGATCGTCGTGTTCCTCGACTACGACGGCACGCTGTCCCCCATCGTCGACGACCCCGACGCCGCCTACATGTCGGACACGGTAAACATACTACTATACTGGACGTGCTCCTGCGGCGGTCCCTGCCGGAGCTCCCCTGCTTCATGCACATGCACCTGGCTGCCTCTGAATGATCACCGCTCTGTTTCTCTCCGGCCTGGCAGATGCGGCGGGCGGTGCGGAGCGTCGCCAAGCACTTCCCGACGGCGATCGTGAGCGGGCGGTGCCGCGACAAGGTATTAGGCGACGAATGCATGCCATGGGATCGATCATCGATCGCAGTCACTGACGATGAGTTGTGGTGGTGGTTGTTGTTGGCGTGCAGGTGTTCGAGTTCGTGAAGCTGGCTGAGCTGTACTACGCCGGCAGCCACGGCATGGACATCAAGGGCCCCGCGAAAGGGTCCCGGCACACCAAGGCCGCCAAGGTACCCATCCATCCATTCCAACCTTTGTTCTTGCCACTTCCGCATCGTCTCCGCCCACCCGAAAGGGGGAAGATACTTATCCTGCTGCTCTGCCCCTCTGTGTGGCTCACAGGCCAAAGGCGTTCTCTTTCAGCCGGCCAGCCAGTTCCTGCCCATGATAGAGCAGGTAAAACACTCTGCCTGCTTTTTGATCCTAGCTTCTCTACAACTGCAATGCTCAATTTGGTTAAGTTTCTGGTGTGTCTGTCATTGGATCATCAGGTGCACGATTCTCTGGTGGAAAAGACCAAGTGCATACCTGGAGCCAAGGTGGAGAACAACAAGTTTTGTGTGTCTGTCCACTTCAGATGCGTCGATGAGAAGGTAGTGGGCCACACTGTGTCCTCTCCTTTTCTCTCCATTcacatatttatttatatttatatatagaattcaattctgcatttgtttttttttttgtgtctaAGTCTAACTGTGAGAGATTATTCTGTAGTAAGTACTAACTTTTATTACCATACCATGGTCTATGGATGCATCAGAGCTGGAGCACATTGGCTGACCTGGTGAAGTCGGTGCTGACGGACTACCCGAAGCTGAAGCTGACGCAGGGGCGGATGGTGTTCGAGGTCCGCCCCACCATCAAGTGGGACAAGGGCAAGGCCCTGGAGTTCCTCCTCGAGTCCCTGGGCTTCGCCGACTGCACCGACGTGCTCCCCGTCTACATCGGCGACGACCGCACCGACGA
This window of the Sorghum bicolor cultivar BTx623 chromosome 7, Sorghum_bicolor_NCBIv3, whole genome shotgun sequence genome carries:
- the LOC8070069 gene encoding probable trehalose-phosphate phosphatase 6, whose protein sequence is MTKQGVVVPVPEAAVAVPPNTAPLFQYPPPRAAPGIAVRKKYLQMGAAAGAGAGARIGGGGWVESMRASSPTHARAAAALAAGVDEERYAEWMVKHPSALGMFDQVVAASKGKQIVVFLDYDGTLSPIVDDPDAAYMSDTMRRAVRSVAKHFPTAIVSGRCRDKVFEFVKLAELYYAGSHGMDIKGPAKGSRHTKAAKAKGVLFQPASQFLPMIEQVHDSLVEKTKCIPGAKVENNKFCVSVHFRCVDEKSWSTLADLVKSVLTDYPKLKLTQGRMVFEVRPTIKWDKGKALEFLLESLGFADCTDVLPVYIGDDRTDEDAFKVLRKRGQGVGILVSKHPKDTSASYSLQEPAEVMEFLLRLVEWERLSKARPAKW